The Vidua chalybeata isolate OUT-0048 chromosome 9, bVidCha1 merged haplotype, whole genome shotgun sequence genomic sequence tttttcGTTGTTGCCGTCGGGTTTTTattctccctcccctcccctcccggAGCCGGGGCAGGGAGTTCCTTCCTGAGCGAGAGTCTTgcggcggccgggcccggggTCACCGCTCCGGCAGGTTGATCACCGGCACCCACTGGTCCAGGTACCGGCTCTCCCGGCAGAAACACATCAGCTGACTCAGCGCCGGGTCCTTCCACTGCGACGCCTGCGGGTTCTGGAAAGGGGACGGCAAAAAGCTCCAGCACGGCAGCAAAAACAAGCCGAgagcggcgggggggggggggggaagcacagcagaaagCGCAGGAGTGTGAATCATCTTAAATTGCTGGCGAGGCAAACAAACAAGTCAGGCCTGGGAGCATGTGAGGAGTTTAGCTTTGGACTCTGGGGCAGAGtagggaagggggaaaaaaaaaaaaaaaaaccaggaggGAGAGATAAAagtggggggagggagggaaaaatagagggagggaaaaagggaaaaataaagagggaatggaggaaaataaagaggaaatggaggaaaataaagagggaatgggggaaaataaagagggaatgggggaaaataaagagggaatgggggaaaataaagagggaatgggggaaaataaagagggaagctaaggaaagaaaagacgGAACAGGAGAAAGAGCGGAGGAACaaaggaggaggatggggagcaCACAGCAAACGAGGGGCGCACGCAGCCGGTGCCCTGGCCGCGGGTTCGAGCCCCGGGCGCGGCGGTTCGGGGGGGGGGCGGTCCCGAGCGGCACCGGGGAGAGCCGCGGGTGTTCCCCCCCGGCGGCGGCAGCCCGGGCTCACCGTGACGAGCACGCAGTGCAGGTCGGCGGGCGGGTCGGGCCCCGCggcgggcagcagcagctcggccaGGCGCGCCGGGTTGCTGACGCGCAGGATGTTGATGTCGTTCTCGCAGCAGAAGGCCCGCAGCAGCGTGAAGTGGATCTGCAGCGCCGCGTcccccgcctcctcctcctcggccgccagcaggcacagcaccaCGTTATCGGGGTCCCTGCGGGACACCGCCGTCACCGCGGGCGCGCCGGGGGTTGGGGGGGGACGCACGGGGAGGtgcggtggggggggggggggggtggcactCACACGTTGAGCAGCTTGGCCGCCTCGTAGACGCCGAGGGTGAGGCTCCGCTGGCTCAGCGCCTTGCTCAGCACCTCCTCGAGCGCGTCCCCCGCCTGCTCCATCCTGCGCCGGGACACGCGGCACCGGCCGTCAccggccgccccgcgccgctccccgcccggcccccgccgcccccccggcCTCACCTCCCGGCGGCGCGGCGCTCCCCGGGCAGCTCCTCCAGAGTCATCACGGGGCCAAGGccggacagggacacgggcaggggCGGACACCGCGCTGGGGTGGACACGGGCAGGGGCGGACACCGCGCTCCggccgctccggccccgccgcccgcgccggACAAAGGCGCCCCGCGCGCGctgccccgcccgccccggccaACCCGCGCCGCCTCGTTTGCATAGCCCCGCTCCCATTGGCTGATGCAAATGAGACCACGCCCACGGCATGCCGAGTCCGGCCGGGACCGGGAATGGCACCGGGACAGTGACCGGGAATGGGACAGTGACCCTGCCATGGAacagcctgctcccagccccaggggccagcctggccttgggcactgccagggatccaggggcagccacagctgctctggcaattccagcccagcccctccccacatcccagggaacaattcccaattcccaatatcccatccatccctgccctctggcactgggagccattccctgtgtcctgtccctccctgccttgtcctcagtccctctgcagctctcctggagccccttcaggccctgccaggggctctgagctctccctggatccttctcctctccaggtgagcacccccagctctccctggatccttctcctctccaggtgagcacccccagctctccctggatccttctcctctccaggtgagcacccccagctctccctggatccttctcctctccaggtgagcacccccagctctcccagcctggctccagaggggctccagccctggggcagccccggggcctcctctgggctctctccagcagctccaggtgctgctgatgttggagcccagggctggggcagctctgcaggtggggcttcacctgggaggagcagaggggcagaatccctcCTTGCATGGATGCCgttctctgccttccctgcccccGCAGGGGTTGCACTCTTGCAGTGCTCCCCTGTGCTCAGACTCAGCCTCACCAACTTCAAACACAGGGCCAGTGTTTGccactgccccatccccagcagtgcccaaggccaggctggagcagcctggggcagtggaaggtgtccctgccacggcaggggcGCCACTGggtgatccttaaggtccctcccagcccaacccagtctgtggttctgtgatctCTCCCTTTGCAGCTCTCCAAGAACTTGGTGCTCCtccggggagctgctgctgctccagatgTCCCGTGTCAGCCCCGAGACCTCCGGGCAGGATTTCTCCTGATGGCTGCTGTGTCAAAGCTTCCTCAGCTGTTGCACCCAAACCCCTCCACCCTCCCACAGCCGCTGCCAGAGCTCTTTCCCAACCTGGCTGTGGGCTGGCACGTTCCCACCGGCTCCACGGGCTGCAGTCAGGACCCTTGGTGGTCCCTCACGGAGGTTTGGCAGCGTGTGCTTTAAAGCTTGGCTTGTgtcagtgttttcctgcagctcctgaacTGCAGGGGCCGTTTTGCACAGCACAATGTGCACAGTGATGCCAGCTCcatgcagctcctgcagaaccCCTGGGGGAAATGGGATATCACAGAATCCCCGCTTGGGAGATGGGatatcacagaatcctggaatggtttgggttggaagggaccccgGGGATGGttttgttccaaccccctgccatgggcagggacgcctCCCACCgccccaggttgctccaagtccagCCTGGACCACTTCAGGGGCATATCAAAGCGTTTCTGCGGCAGAGTAAAGAGGGTGATTTCTGTGCCCCCCGGCTGTGTTGGCTCCGGGAGGAAACCTCGCAGGGCTTTGTTCTGCCCCCCCGGCCCggctctgtcctgtcctgctgctgcagcctggtgAGACCCGACACGACTTAACGAAGCCCACGGCGCcgggggaaagggagaaaagccCTTTTTGCATCAGGTGGAGGGGCGGCAGATGGCCGGACCGCAGCAAAACAGGTGGGAGCATTGTGTGGTGACCCTCCGAATTAAGTTCGCTTAATTTGCTCTATCTCTATTAGCAACTGCGGCCTCCGCTCCGCGGCGAGGGCTCTGCCTGTGGCTCCGCAGCCCCATCTGTGCCGGCCCCAGAGCTAAATCTGTCTCGgaggcagctgggaagcagctgaagcctcttttccccctcctggGCGGCGGCAGCTCCCGGAGCCGGCGGGCAGCGCTC encodes the following:
- the GADD45A gene encoding growth arrest and DNA damage-inducible protein GADD45 alpha, giving the protein MTLEELPGERRAAGRMEQAGDALEEVLSKALSQRSLTLGVYEAAKLLNVDPDNVVLCLLAAEEEEAGDAALQIHFTLLRAFCCENDINILRVSNPARLAELLLPAAGPDPPADLHCVLVTNPQASQWKDPALSQLMCFCRESRYLDQWVPVINLPER